Genomic DNA from Desulfomonilaceae bacterium:
CTGTTTTCGCCTTTCAAATCTTGCAAGAGCTTCTTTAAGTATTTGTAATTCCCGTTAAAATCAGATACTTCGGTTAGGTTCTCAGCGAGGGCGCGGGACGAGCATTGAGGCATGTCTAACTCCTTTAACTTAACCCAAAAATCGAAAAATTTGTTATTTTAGAAATCCCGAGAAAAAGGAAATCAAATCATTTCCAACTGGGCCCAGCCAATGCGCACCTATTTAGAGCGCTCGACCGTAGTCCGGGAAGCGTTCAATCCCTCGTTGAGGGCTCCTATCACTCCATTCGCGCCTAGTCAAGAAATTATTGATCTCAACGTCAAAATATTTTTAGCTTATTCGATTTTATTTCGCGTCTATTATGATAGTTGGGGGCATGATTGGTTGCTCAAAGCGCGATTTAAGGACTGAACCGAGGGGCATCGCGCAAAAAACGCGAAATGATTAGGTTGAACTCTAAAATCATTGGGGAAATGACATCACATTGCTATTGATATAAATACATATTATATGAGTTAGATATGTTTAAAATATGAACCAATTAGTTAATTTTTTCTTCTGTAAATGATTCCCATACTAAAGTCGTCCTTCAAAACTTGATCAAACGCGACGTGAATATCCGTAGGATCATAGCCGGCAGGTAAAGGATGAACCCATTTCTTGAGATTTGTCCAGGTCTTGAAGGTTTTATCAAAGGTAACGCAACTAGTGTAAACGTGAAAAACTGAAAAGCCTGGGTTCTGTACCCCTTGAATGAGGGCGTCTGTAATGCCCTTAGGATCGCCTGCGAACAGACGCGCTACAAAAGAGGCCCCATAGGTCAGAGCCATAAGGGTTGCGTTCAAAGGTTGGTCCACCGTTCCATATGGACTGGCTTTGGTCTTGGAGCCTAAAGGCGAAGTGGGGGAGGGTTGTCCTTTGGTCAGCCCGTATATGGAATTATCAAAAAGAACATAATTTACGTCTATATTCCTTCTGGCGATATGTGGCAAATGCCCGCCTCCTATAGCTAAGCCATCTCCATCGCCTCCGATTGCGAAAACTGTCAGTCCTGGTTTCGCCAGCTTTATGCCGGTTGCGGCAGGGAGAGTTCTGCCATGAACAGTGTGGAGCCCATAAGTCTTTGAAAAGAAAGGATAGCGGCCTGCGCAGCCTATTCCGGAAACAGTCACGATCTCGTGTAGAGGCAAGCCCAAACTGGATATACAGTCGACTATACCCTGATGGATTCCGAAGTAGCCGCAACCTGGGCACCATGTAGGTAGAGCTTC
This window encodes:
- a CDS encoding thiamine pyrophosphate-dependent enzyme, with product MKTPAKILAAQVSRIEESGRFYPRSEALPTWCPGCGYFGIHQGIVDCISSLGLPLHEIVTVSGIGCAGRYPFFSKTYGLHTVHGRTLPAATGIKLAKPGLTVFAIGGDGDGLAIGGGHLPHIARRNIDVNYVLFDNSIYGLTKGQPSPTSPLGSKTKASPYGTVDQPLNATLMALTYGASFVARLFAGDPKGITDALIQGVQNPGFSVFHVYTSCVTFDKTFKTWTNLKKWVHPLPAGYDPTDIHVAFDQVLKDDFSMGIIYRRKN